In Candidatus Pantoea floridensis, a single genomic region encodes these proteins:
- a CDS encoding phytoene desaturase: protein MERTYVIGAGFGGLALAIRLQAAGIPTTLLEQRDKPGGRAYVFEDKGFIFDAGPTVITDPSAIEELFTLAGKSLSDYVELMPVTPFYRLCWEDGKQLDYDNNQPLLEQQIATFNPQDVAGYRQFLAYSREVFQEGYLKLGTVPFLHFRDMLRVAPQLGRLQAWRSVYSMVAKFIQDDHLRQAFSFHSLLVGGNPFATSSIYTLIHALEREWGVWFPRGGTGALVSGMARLFEDLGGELLLNAEVSQLETHDDRISGIQLKDGRRFAAAAVASNADVVHTYDRLLHHHPQARKRAASLKRKRMSNSLFVLYFGLNHPHEQLAHHTVCFGPRYRELIDEIFNSRELADDFSLYLHAPCSSDPSLAPPGCGSFYVLAPVPHLGTADIDWQQEGPRLRDRIFAYLEQHYMPGLRQQLVTHRMFTPFDFRDTLHAHHGSAFSLEPILTQSAWFRPHNRDADISNLYLVGAGTHPGAGVPGVIGSAKATAQLMLEDSAK from the coding sequence ATGGAACGTACTTATGTGATTGGCGCAGGTTTTGGTGGGTTGGCGTTGGCGATTCGCCTGCAAGCAGCCGGCATCCCAACCACCCTACTGGAGCAGCGCGATAAACCAGGCGGACGCGCCTATGTCTTTGAGGATAAAGGTTTTATCTTCGATGCGGGGCCGACGGTAATCACCGATCCCAGCGCCATTGAAGAGTTGTTCACGCTGGCGGGAAAATCACTCAGCGATTACGTCGAGCTGATGCCCGTAACGCCCTTTTACCGCCTGTGTTGGGAAGACGGTAAACAGCTTGATTATGATAACAACCAGCCGCTGCTCGAGCAGCAGATCGCCACGTTCAACCCGCAGGATGTCGCTGGCTATCGCCAGTTTCTCGCCTATTCTCGCGAGGTGTTTCAAGAGGGCTATCTGAAACTTGGCACGGTGCCGTTTCTGCACTTCCGCGATATGCTGCGCGTCGCGCCGCAGCTGGGACGTTTACAGGCATGGCGCAGCGTTTACAGCATGGTGGCAAAATTTATTCAGGACGATCACCTGCGGCAGGCATTCTCCTTTCACTCATTACTGGTGGGCGGTAATCCTTTTGCAACATCATCGATTTATACCTTGATTCATGCGCTGGAGCGCGAATGGGGCGTGTGGTTTCCGCGTGGCGGCACCGGCGCGCTGGTTAGCGGTATGGCGCGGCTGTTTGAAGATCTGGGCGGCGAGTTGCTGCTGAATGCCGAAGTGAGTCAGCTGGAAACCCACGACGATCGCATTAGCGGTATTCAACTGAAGGACGGACGACGTTTTGCTGCGGCGGCGGTGGCCTCGAATGCAGATGTGGTTCACACCTACGACAGGCTATTGCATCATCATCCGCAGGCCCGCAAGCGCGCCGCATCGCTAAAACGTAAGCGTATGAGTAACTCTTTGTTTGTTCTCTATTTTGGCCTGAATCATCCTCATGAACAGCTCGCGCATCATACAGTCTGTTTTGGTCCGCGCTATCGCGAGTTAATAGATGAAATTTTCAACAGCCGTGAGCTGGCAGATGACTTTTCGCTTTATCTTCACGCACCTTGCAGCAGCGATCCCTCGCTTGCACCGCCGGGCTGCGGCAGTTTTTATGTGTTAGCGCCGGTGCCGCATCTCGGTACCGCTGATATCGACTGGCAACAGGAAGGACCGCGCTTGCGCGATCGAATTTTTGCTTATCTGGAGCAGCACTATATGCCGGGACTACGTCAGCAATTGGTGACACACAGGATGTTTACGCCGTTTGATTTTCGCGACACGCTGCATGCTCATCATGGCTCGGCGTTTTCGCTGGAGCCGATTTTGACGCAAAGTGCCTGGTTCCGTCCGCATAATCGTGATGCTGATATCAGCAATCTCTATTTAGTCGGCGCGGGCACCCATCCCGGTGCGGGCGTGCCGGGAGTCATCGGATCCGCCAAAGCCACCGCCCAGCTGATGCTGGAGGATAGCGCTAAATGA
- the crtY gene encoding lycopene beta-cyclase CrtY, whose amino-acid sequence MQTQYDVILVGAGLANGLIALRLRQLQPELKCLLLESHAHPAGNHTWSFHHSDLTAEQLSWLEPLISVRWSGYQVRFPALRRTLNGAYGSIFSDDFAHKLASVMGDDLWCNAPVSQMSPTQVTLEDGRELHVQVVIDGRGLQPTPHLQLGYQVFLGQEWQLAQPHGLRQPILMDATVDQHEGYRFVYTLPLSADRLLIEDTYYVNQPTLAENATRQHIGDYAQQQGWMLSRLLREEHGVLPITLSGDVDRFWQQQCGQPSSGLRAGLFHATTGYSLPSAVALAELIATLLPTAAGTLNQHIERFARNQWREQRFFRLLNRMLFLAGPPEQRWRVMQRFYRLDAGLISRFYAGQLRLSDKARILCGKPPVPLGEALRALMMTSATPGKK is encoded by the coding sequence ATGCAGACGCAATACGATGTGATTTTGGTGGGGGCCGGATTGGCGAACGGCCTGATCGCGCTCCGCCTGCGTCAGCTGCAACCCGAACTAAAATGCTTGCTGCTGGAGAGTCACGCACATCCGGCGGGGAATCATACCTGGTCCTTTCATCACAGCGATCTCACCGCTGAACAGTTGAGTTGGCTCGAACCGCTGATTTCGGTACGTTGGTCGGGTTATCAAGTGCGCTTCCCTGCGCTGCGTCGCACATTGAATGGGGCTTATGGTTCGATCTTCTCAGACGATTTTGCCCACAAGCTCGCTAGTGTAATGGGCGACGATCTATGGTGTAACGCGCCCGTCAGCCAGATGAGCCCTACGCAGGTGACGCTGGAAGATGGCCGCGAACTTCATGTGCAAGTTGTTATCGATGGCCGGGGATTGCAGCCTACACCGCACTTACAGCTCGGTTATCAGGTCTTTCTTGGCCAGGAGTGGCAGCTGGCGCAGCCGCACGGTTTACGACAACCGATACTGATGGATGCGACCGTCGATCAGCACGAAGGCTATCGTTTTGTTTACACGCTGCCGCTCAGCGCCGATCGCCTGCTCATTGAAGACACCTACTACGTCAATCAACCTACGCTGGCTGAAAACGCGACACGCCAACATATCGGCGACTATGCGCAGCAGCAAGGCTGGATGCTCAGCAGGCTGCTGCGTGAAGAGCATGGCGTATTACCCATCACATTAAGCGGCGATGTCGATCGATTCTGGCAGCAGCAGTGCGGCCAGCCCAGCAGCGGCCTGCGCGCCGGACTGTTTCACGCCACCACCGGTTATTCGTTGCCCTCCGCCGTAGCGCTGGCGGAGTTAATCGCAACCTTGTTGCCCACCGCGGCCGGCACTCTCAATCAGCACATTGAACGCTTCGCTCGTAATCAGTGGCGCGAGCAGCGCTTCTTTCGCCTGCTCAATCGCATGCTGTTTCTCGCCGGACCTCCTGAACAGCGCTGGCGTGTGATGCAGCGCTTTTATCGGCTCGATGCCGGATTAATTAGTCGCTTTTACGCCGGGCAACTGCGCCTGAGCGATAAAGCCCGAATTTTGTGCGGCAAGCCGCCGGTGCCACTCGGTGAAGCGCTGCGCGCGCTAATGATGACCTCAGCAACGCCAGGGAAGAAATAA
- a CDS encoding polyprenyl synthetase family protein: MTAHVDTTAHQDSELLQLQQILQAHLEHLLPAGQQADRVRAAMRAGTLAQGKRIRPLLLMLAARDMGCELTQHGILDLACAVEMVHAASLILDDIPSMDNAQMRRGRPTVHREFGENVAILAAIALLSRAFEVIAIAPGLPALHKSEAIAELSSAVGLQGLVQGQFQDLHNGAQSRSPEAIALTNELKTSVLFRATLQMAAIAADASPQIRQRLNFFAQDLGQAFQLLDDLADGCKLTGKDMHQDEGKSTLVQMLGADGAERRLRDHLRSADAHLACACDRGIATRQYMHALFNQQLAMFN, from the coding sequence ATGACCGCCCATGTCGACACCACAGCACACCAGGATAGCGAACTTCTTCAGCTGCAACAGATTTTACAGGCGCACCTTGAACATTTGTTGCCTGCTGGACAGCAAGCCGATCGCGTGCGAGCCGCTATGCGTGCCGGTACGCTGGCACAAGGTAAGCGCATTCGTCCTTTATTACTCATGCTGGCGGCGCGCGACATGGGTTGCGAGCTCACTCAACATGGCATTCTCGATCTCGCCTGTGCGGTGGAGATGGTACACGCGGCGTCTTTGATACTTGATGATATTCCCTCCATGGATAACGCGCAGATGCGACGTGGCCGCCCGACGGTGCATCGCGAGTTTGGTGAGAACGTGGCGATCCTGGCGGCTATCGCGCTGCTCAGTCGCGCCTTTGAAGTGATTGCGATTGCACCGGGTTTACCCGCGCTGCATAAATCTGAGGCGATTGCCGAACTCTCTTCCGCCGTTGGCTTGCAGGGCCTGGTACAAGGACAATTCCAGGATTTGCACAATGGTGCGCAAAGCCGAAGTCCGGAAGCCATTGCCCTCACCAATGAACTGAAAACCAGCGTGCTGTTTCGCGCCACGCTGCAAATGGCAGCGATTGCTGCGGACGCATCACCACAGATACGTCAGCGACTTAACTTTTTCGCTCAGGATTTAGGTCAAGCATTTCAGCTGCTCGACGATCTCGCCGATGGCTGCAAACTCACCGGCAAAGATATGCATCAAGACGAAGGTAAATCAACGCTGGTGCAGATGCTGGGTGCTGATGGCGCTGAACGGCGTCTGCGCGATCACCTCCGCAGCGCCGATGCGCATCTTGCCTGTGCCTGCGATCGTGGCATCGCTACCCGCCAATATATGCACGCCCTGTTTAACCAACAGCTGGCGATGTTCAACTGA
- the crtB gene encoding 15-cis-phytoene synthase CrtB, giving the protein MNRQPLLEQVTQTMAVGSKSFATAAKLFDAPTRRSTLMLYAWCRHCDDVIDGQTLGEAGTQHAVEDAQARMLHLQIETRRAYSGAHMDEPAFKAFQEVAIIHQLPQQLAFDHLEGFAMDARDEHYATFADTLRYCYHVAGVVGLMMARVMGVRDEAVLDHACDLGLAFQLTNIARDIVEDAENGRCYLPQSWLDEAGLNGATLSAPQHRTALATLAARLVAEAEPYYQSARSGLPGLPLRSAWAIATARGVYREIGVKVQHAGAHAWDTRQRTSKGEKLALLLKGAGMALTSRVAHPEPRPAGLWQRPR; this is encoded by the coding sequence ATGAATCGACAGCCGCTGCTTGAGCAAGTCACGCAAACCATGGCCGTGGGATCGAAGAGTTTTGCTACCGCCGCAAAGTTATTTGATGCGCCAACGCGCCGCAGTACGCTGATGCTCTACGCCTGGTGTCGCCACTGCGACGATGTGATTGATGGGCAAACGCTTGGCGAAGCGGGCACGCAACACGCGGTAGAGGATGCGCAGGCGCGCATGCTTCATCTGCAGATCGAAACGCGCCGCGCCTACAGCGGTGCGCACATGGATGAACCGGCGTTTAAGGCGTTTCAGGAAGTGGCGATCATTCACCAGTTACCTCAGCAGCTGGCCTTTGATCATCTGGAAGGCTTCGCCATGGATGCGCGCGATGAACACTACGCAACCTTCGCGGACACGCTGCGTTACTGCTATCACGTTGCGGGTGTCGTCGGCTTAATGATGGCGCGCGTGATGGGCGTTCGCGATGAAGCGGTGCTGGATCATGCCTGCGATTTAGGTTTGGCCTTTCAGCTAACGAATATTGCGCGCGATATTGTCGAGGATGCTGAAAATGGTCGCTGTTATCTGCCGCAATCCTGGCTTGATGAAGCAGGATTAAATGGCGCTACGTTGAGCGCTCCACAGCACCGAACAGCCCTGGCAACGCTGGCTGCGCGTTTAGTGGCGGAAGCGGAACCTTATTATCAATCTGCGCGATCTGGCTTACCTGGATTGCCGCTGCGTTCGGCGTGGGCCATCGCTACCGCGCGCGGCGTTTATCGCGAAATTGGGGTGAAAGTCCAGCACGCTGGCGCGCATGCCTGGGATACACGCCAACGCACCAGCAAAGGAGAGAAGCTGGCTCTGCTGTTGAAAGGCGCAGGTATGGCGCTCACTTCGCGCGTGGCGCATCCTGAGCCGCGTCCGGCTGGTCTGTGGCAGCGTCCTCGTTGA
- a CDS encoding glycosyltransferase, with protein MGHFAVIAPPLYSHFHALQALAQTLLARGHRITFIQQADARTLLSDERIEFVTVGQQTHPAGSLAPVLHRLASPGGLSVFRVIKDLADCTDMLCRELPELLKALKVDGVIADEMEAAGGLVAEALHLPFVSVACALPVNREAGIPLAVMPFRFAQNEKALKRFQASSDIYDRIMHRHGEVILKHARAFGLTERRGLHQCLSPLAQISQMVPAFDFPRQQLPDCYHAVGPLREPVSVAPLNAPWPALRQPVVYASLGTLQGHRFRLFLHLAQACRNLRLSLVIAHCGGLNMQQTHQLELAGAAWVTDFVDQRAALQHAQLFITHAGLNSALEALACGTPMLALPIAFDQPGVAARIEWHGVGCRASRFSGVHRLERHLQKVLADDSYTLRMSAIQAQLQRAGGCQRAAEIVEQALCQQHVVLAEAT; from the coding sequence ATGGGCCACTTTGCGGTGATTGCGCCTCCGCTTTATAGCCACTTTCATGCGTTGCAGGCGCTGGCACAAACGCTGCTGGCACGCGGGCATCGCATCACGTTTATTCAACAAGCCGATGCGCGCACTTTACTGAGCGATGAACGCATCGAATTTGTTACCGTCGGGCAGCAAACGCATCCGGCCGGCTCTCTGGCGCCGGTATTACATCGACTGGCCTCGCCGGGTGGCTTGTCGGTGTTTCGGGTAATAAAGGATTTGGCAGACTGTACCGATATGCTATGTCGCGAATTACCAGAGCTGCTAAAGGCACTGAAAGTTGACGGCGTGATCGCCGATGAGATGGAAGCTGCGGGCGGGCTGGTTGCGGAAGCGCTGCATCTGCCTTTTGTCTCTGTGGCCTGCGCCTTACCGGTTAATCGCGAAGCGGGCATTCCCCTCGCGGTGATGCCTTTCCGTTTTGCGCAGAATGAGAAAGCCTTAAAGCGTTTTCAGGCTAGCAGCGATATCTACGATCGCATCATGCATCGCCATGGCGAGGTCATTCTCAAACATGCCCGAGCGTTTGGCTTAACGGAACGGCGCGGTTTGCATCAATGTCTTTCGCCGCTGGCGCAAATCAGCCAGATGGTGCCTGCCTTTGATTTTCCACGTCAGCAGTTGCCGGACTGCTATCACGCCGTTGGGCCCTTACGCGAGCCGGTGTCAGTTGCACCGCTCAACGCGCCCTGGCCAGCGCTGCGTCAGCCGGTGGTATACGCCTCGCTCGGAACGCTACAAGGTCATCGCTTTCGCCTGTTTTTGCATCTGGCGCAGGCGTGCCGAAATCTGCGATTGTCATTAGTCATCGCACATTGCGGTGGTTTAAACATGCAGCAAACGCATCAACTTGAACTGGCCGGTGCTGCCTGGGTGACGGATTTTGTCGATCAACGCGCAGCGTTGCAGCACGCGCAGCTGTTTATTACTCATGCTGGATTAAACAGCGCGCTGGAAGCGCTGGCGTGCGGCACTCCGATGCTGGCACTGCCGATTGCTTTTGATCAGCCCGGCGTAGCGGCGCGGATTGAGTGGCACGGCGTTGGGTGCCGCGCATCGCGTTTCAGCGGAGTACATCGACTGGAACGGCATCTGCAAAAAGTGCTGGCAGACGACAGTTATACGTTACGTATGTCAGCGATTCAGGCGCAGTTGCAGCGCGCAGGCGGCTGCCAGCGTGCAGCAGAGATCGTTGAACAAGCGCTGTGCCAGCAGCACGTTGTGCTCGCGGAGGCAACCTGA
- a CDS encoding GNAT family N-acetyltransferase, translated as MSALVFREANLTDVDRCYAIETEAYEGDEAATREKIATRIAQYPQGFLCLEAEGKVIGFINGGCAWDVVMSDEEFKALIGHDPAAPNAVIMSVVLDPAYQGKGYATLLMRHFVQLMKQMDKQTIHLMCKTHHVELYKKMGYQYVKPSASDHGGMAWHEMLMTL; from the coding sequence GTGTCGGCGTTAGTATTTAGAGAAGCGAATCTTACGGATGTGGATCGGTGTTATGCCATTGAAACAGAAGCTTACGAAGGAGACGAAGCGGCAACCCGCGAGAAAATAGCGACTCGCATTGCGCAGTATCCGCAAGGTTTCCTGTGCCTGGAAGCAGAGGGCAAGGTCATCGGTTTTATCAATGGCGGCTGCGCGTGGGATGTAGTGATGTCGGATGAGGAATTCAAAGCGCTAATCGGCCACGATCCGGCTGCGCCTAACGCGGTGATCATGTCGGTGGTGCTCGATCCAGCATATCAAGGCAAAGGTTACGCTACGCTGCTGATGCGCCATTTTGTCCAGCTGATGAAGCAAATGGACAAGCAAACCATTCACTTAATGTGCAAAACCCATCATGTCGAACTGTATAAGAAAATGGGTTATCAGTACGTTAAACCGTCCGCGTCCGATCATGGCGGCATGGCGTGGCATGAGATGTTGATGACACTATAA
- a CDS encoding Gfo/Idh/MocA family oxidoreductase → MKIGIVGYGTGGKHFHAPFIVAAQGLELAGIVARAPATIAKVKADFPDVPIFASLTEMLAAGVDIVTITTPPQTRRELVLEAIDAGVAVIADKPFAPDAKTGRELAAAARAKGVVLSVYHNRRYDADILTLKKVIEEQRVGKLWRLHNRMDFDDALTLEGGETGGLLRDLGSHIVDQAIWLMGPVKSVYAQLDIVELPEGPTDASFVLTLTHHNGTHSYVSATKLNRMVCRELRLYGEKGSYLSQGSDVQAQAIFAGKRPADDLAGWGYEQRDRWGVLQRAEGNEAVPSEQGAYHAYYEAFADAVRNGTEPPVTTDQAIEVLAVLDAAFISARENRVVTIA, encoded by the coding sequence ATGAAAATAGGCATTGTGGGTTACGGTACCGGCGGTAAACATTTCCACGCCCCCTTTATTGTTGCAGCACAGGGATTGGAGCTGGCAGGAATAGTCGCTCGTGCGCCTGCGACTATTGCAAAAGTGAAAGCGGATTTCCCCGATGTGCCCATTTTCGCTAGCCTGACAGAGATGCTGGCAGCGGGTGTGGATATCGTCACCATCACTACACCACCGCAGACGCGTCGTGAGCTGGTATTGGAAGCGATCGATGCGGGAGTTGCGGTGATCGCCGATAAACCCTTCGCGCCGGATGCCAAAACCGGTCGCGAGCTGGCGGCTGCAGCGCGTGCGAAAGGCGTGGTGCTGAGCGTTTATCATAACCGCCGTTATGATGCTGACATCCTGACGCTGAAAAAAGTGATTGAAGAACAGCGCGTTGGCAAACTTTGGCGCTTGCATAATCGCATGGATTTCGATGATGCCCTGACGCTGGAAGGCGGTGAAACCGGAGGCCTGCTGCGCGATTTGGGCAGCCACATTGTTGATCAAGCCATCTGGCTGATGGGGCCGGTGAAATCGGTCTATGCACAATTGGATATTGTTGAATTACCAGAAGGACCAACGGATGCCAGTTTCGTGCTGACGCTGACCCACCATAACGGCACGCATTCCTATGTTTCCGCCACCAAACTCAACCGCATGGTATGCCGCGAACTGCGGCTGTACGGCGAGAAGGGCAGTTATTTGTCGCAGGGCAGTGATGTGCAGGCGCAGGCGATTTTTGCGGGTAAACGTCCCGCTGATGATTTGGCGGGATGGGGTTACGAGCAGCGCGACCGTTGGGGCGTTTTGCAACGTGCCGAAGGCAACGAAGCGGTGCCATCTGAACAGGGCGCCTATCACGCTTATTATGAAGCCTTTGCTGATGCAGTGCGTAACGGCACCGAACCGCCGGTGACGACCGATCAAGCGATTGAAGTGTTGGCGGTGCTGGATGCGGCGTTTATCAGCGCGCGAGAGAATCGCGTGGTGACGATCGCATAA
- a CDS encoding CcdB family protein codes for MQYFIYRNTNKNSEYPFLIDAQSEIIGELASRIVIPLYPVNLFKKNQVKRLNPVINVEGEEYLVMTHEMASVRESLPGDQVMDAHVDRQRIKDSIDFIFDGF; via the coding sequence ATGCAATATTTCATTTATCGCAACACCAACAAGAATAGCGAATACCCTTTTTTGATAGATGCCCAAAGCGAGATTATCGGCGAGCTGGCCTCGCGAATCGTTATTCCACTTTATCCCGTTAATCTATTCAAAAAAAACCAAGTGAAGCGACTCAATCCGGTGATTAATGTTGAAGGTGAGGAATACTTAGTCATGACCCACGAAATGGCTAGCGTACGCGAATCACTTCCCGGCGATCAAGTTATGGATGCGCATGTTGATCGACAGCGCATTAAAGATTCGATTGATTTTATCTTCGATGGGTTCTGA
- a CDS encoding phage antirepressor KilAC domain-containing protein, with amino-acid sequence MMISTESLSALNSSMMMSSREIASVTGITHGEVKRLIKSLETAQRLSQPITVNLYEHQGEMRQEFHLNKRDSLLAVARLSPGFTAELLDLWQKREQFTHLPDFTNPAEAARAWAEQFEQRRAAEQQLALSAPKAEFFDRFVEIEDSLGFRQLCKMLKVKETEFREFLLERNIMYREKGSLAPQQHHLQAGYFTLRSGHAENQHAFSQARFTAKGVKWVASLWAGHLSSLPKGVAA; translated from the coding sequence ATGATGATCTCAACGGAAAGTCTGTCTGCTCTGAATTCATCAATGATGATGAGCAGCCGCGAAATAGCCAGCGTTACGGGTATTACTCACGGTGAAGTGAAGCGTCTGATCAAAAGCCTGGAAACTGCCCAGCGTCTTTCTCAGCCCATCACGGTAAATCTTTATGAGCATCAGGGTGAAATGCGTCAGGAGTTTCATCTCAACAAGCGCGATTCATTATTAGCCGTTGCGCGGCTCTCTCCAGGGTTCACCGCAGAGTTACTCGATCTTTGGCAAAAACGGGAACAGTTTACGCATTTGCCTGATTTCACTAATCCAGCTGAAGCAGCCCGTGCGTGGGCCGAACAATTTGAGCAGCGACGAGCGGCTGAGCAGCAACTCGCACTGTCTGCGCCCAAAGCCGAGTTTTTTGACCGCTTTGTTGAAATCGAAGATTCGCTCGGCTTTCGCCAGTTGTGCAAGATGTTGAAAGTCAAGGAAACGGAATTTCGTGAGTTCTTGCTGGAGCGCAATATCATGTACCGCGAGAAAGGTTCACTGGCACCGCAGCAGCATCACCTCCAGGCGGGTTACTTTACGCTGCGTTCTGGACATGCTGAGAATCAGCACGCGTTTTCTCAAGCGCGTTTTACCGCTAAAGGGGTGAAATGGGTCGCCAGTTTATGGGCGGGACATCTGTCGTCGCTACCGAAAGGCGTTGCTGCGTGA
- a CDS encoding sterol desaturase family protein, with protein sequence MLWLWNVLILLATVVVMEIVAALSHKYIMHGWGWGWHLSHHEPHSGKFELNDLYAVVFAGLAIVLIYVGVQGLWPLQWIGAGMTAYGALYFMVHDGLVHQRWPFRYIPRKGYLKRLYMAHRMHHAVRGREGCVSFGFLYAPPLSKLQAALRERHGRKINEDAATDQPDAARKNSRVK encoded by the coding sequence ATGCTCTGGTTATGGAACGTGCTTATCTTGCTGGCAACCGTGGTGGTGATGGAAATCGTCGCGGCGCTTTCGCATAAATACATCATGCATGGTTGGGGATGGGGCTGGCATTTGTCGCATCATGAACCGCACAGCGGCAAGTTTGAACTTAACGATCTGTATGCGGTGGTGTTTGCCGGGCTGGCGATTGTACTGATTTATGTCGGCGTGCAGGGCTTGTGGCCGCTGCAGTGGATTGGCGCGGGCATGACGGCCTACGGCGCGCTTTATTTTATGGTGCACGATGGACTCGTGCATCAACGCTGGCCTTTCCGCTACATTCCGCGCAAAGGCTATCTCAAGCGCTTATACATGGCGCATCGTATGCATCATGCGGTACGTGGACGTGAAGGCTGTGTTTCCTTCGGCTTCCTTTACGCACCGCCACTCAGCAAGCTGCAAGCCGCGTTGCGCGAACGCCATGGACGCAAAATCAACGAGGACGCTGCCACAGACCAGCCGGACGCGGCGCGTAAAAATTCACGCGTAAAGTGA
- a CDS encoding 2-hydroxyacid dehydrogenase has translation MTNSQPAILIIQPLMPQLDEKLTQHFHCHRLYEQQDPVGFIQQHGIAIKAIVTRGDIGVETAILEQLPACKAIAVFGVGTDRIDLDYTAKHGIQVSITRDILTEDVADLALTLMLAFSRNLVAYHQFAKAGAWENSSVELSTRASGKRIGIAGLGAIGLAIARRAEAFGMQVAYTARTAKDVSYKRCDNIEQLAAFSDFLVLALPGSAENLQLVDAKVLTALGKEGVLINIARGTVIHEADLITALQQGTIKGAALDVYPHEPMINPALRELDNVLLTPHIASATHETRAQMTSNVLENLRNYFSEGKMITAL, from the coding sequence ATGACGAATTCGCAACCTGCCATCCTGATTATTCAGCCGCTAATGCCGCAGCTGGATGAAAAACTCACTCAGCACTTTCACTGTCATCGCTTATATGAGCAGCAAGATCCCGTAGGATTTATTCAACAGCATGGCATCGCGATTAAGGCTATTGTTACGCGCGGTGATATTGGTGTAGAAACCGCAATTCTGGAACAACTGCCCGCCTGTAAAGCGATTGCGGTATTTGGCGTTGGCACCGATCGTATTGACCTTGACTACACCGCAAAACACGGCATTCAGGTGAGTATCACCCGCGATATTCTCACTGAAGATGTGGCGGATTTAGCGCTGACGCTGATGCTGGCATTTTCTCGTAATCTAGTAGCCTATCATCAGTTTGCGAAAGCTGGCGCATGGGAAAATAGCAGCGTTGAACTATCCACCCGCGCCAGTGGAAAGCGCATCGGAATAGCTGGGCTGGGCGCGATTGGCTTAGCCATCGCGCGCCGTGCCGAAGCTTTTGGCATGCAGGTTGCGTACACCGCGCGCACGGCTAAAGACGTAAGCTACAAGCGCTGCGACAACATTGAGCAGCTCGCCGCCTTTAGTGATTTTCTGGTGCTGGCATTGCCAGGCAGCGCGGAAAATCTGCAATTAGTTGATGCAAAAGTGCTGACAGCGCTTGGTAAAGAAGGTGTGCTGATTAACATTGCGCGCGGGACAGTCATCCATGAAGCCGATCTCATCACCGCATTGCAACAGGGAACCATAAAAGGTGCGGCACTTGATGTTTATCCACATGAACCGATGATTAACCCCGCTCTGCGTGAATTGGATAATGTCCTTTTAACACCGCACATTGCCAGCGCTACGCATGAAACCCGCGCGCAAATGACGAGTAATGTACTGGAAAATTTACGCAATTATTTTTCCGAGGGGAAAATGATTACCGCACTCTAA